ATGATTGTTGGTTTTTCTAAGCCCAGTAAGCTCTTAAAATTTCATTTATACGGGTTTGCCAGCCTGCACCTAATGACTTAAATTTTTCTAGCAAGTCAATATCTAAGCGAATAGAAACCTGCTTTTTAGGATTTGCAAGTTTAGGTCTTCCGTTTTTTTTAGCCTTTTCTAATGATTCCAGCAATTCAGGAAAATCAGTAATTGGCTTAAGATTGGCCAATTCTTTTTTACTAGGATACCAATTATCATATTTGTCTATATTTTTCATAGATAGCAACCTCCTTCCTATGGGCTTTTCTGACGCTAATTATTCTTTTAACATCAAAGCGGTAGGTAAAAATTATTGTATATAGCCTTTTTCTAATTGGAACATAACCTAAAAATCTAGTTTCGCCATAATCAATTCTTTTATCTTCCAGTATTAAAGAACTTTTCCAATCAGCTTCAAATACAATTTCAAAATCAATATTATGCTTGAGAATATTAGCTTTATTTTTGTTAATATCCC
This region of Rickettsiales bacterium genomic DNA includes:
- a CDS encoding BrnA antitoxin family protein, which encodes MKNIDKYDNWYPSKKELANLKPITDFPELLESLEKAKKNGRPKLANPKKQVSIRLDIDLLEKFKSLGAGWQTRINEILRAYWA
- a CDS encoding BrnT family toxin, whose protein sequence is MERFEWDINKNKANILKHNIDFEIVFEADWKSSLILEDKRIDYGETRFLGYVPIRKRLYTIIFTYRFDVKRIISVRKAHRKEVAIYEKYRQI